The Montipora foliosa isolate CH-2021 unplaced genomic scaffold, ASM3666993v2 scaffold_124, whole genome shotgun sequence genome includes the window CAGTCTGATTAGGCAGTCGACGGACAAATCTTTTTCTAGGACACGGTGGATTTTACGGATTTCACGGAAATGTTTGATAGATAAATGTAATACATCTCTTTTTATCTGTAAGTATCTCTTAtagaaagaaatatatattaatatttttttaatattaatgtAAGATACTTGCAGTTTGAAAGAGAAGAACTTAATTGAAATGAATATCAACAGTTTCCatgaaatccgtgaaatccagCCAAAATACACTTTTCTTGACTGGCGGTGAACTTCCAGTCTGATTAGGAAGTCGACGGACAAATCTTTTTCTAGGACACGGTGGATTTTACGGATTTCACGGAAATGTTTGATAGATAAATGTAATACATCTCTTTTTATCTGTAAGTATCTCTTATAGAAAGAAATATATACTAATATTTTTTAATATCAATGTAAGATACTTGCAGTTTGAAAGAGAAGAACTTAATTTAAATGAATATCAACAGTTTCCATGAAATCCGTAAAATCCAACCAAAATACACTTTTCTTGACTGGCGGTGAACTTCCAGTCTGATTAGGCAGTCGACGGACAAATCTTTTTCTAAGACACGGTGGATTTTACGGATTTCACGGAAATGTTTGATAGATAAATGTAATACATCTCTTTTTATCTGTATGTTCAGAagagattgcgtgacattatTACGTTTACATTACGTTGCCCTTTGAtagtgacagctgtcaattaaCTGTGTACATTTTTCGCCATGCGGTCGAAGTAGTTCGAGGCGAGTTTTCGAGTGTAGGACTTCTAGGCTAGGTTTTCGTGTCTTAGTTCATCTTGTTTACTAGTTTTCTAATAAAATGTTGAGTTCAACTAGACAGCTATCGAGTCTTGTGAACATTTCTGGCGACCACGACGGGATACTGTAAACATTGTGAACTCGCAtcgtggatttgattttcgcacaAGGTTGAATTGAAGGATTTACTCGCAtcgtggatttgattttcgcacaAGGTTGAATTGAAGGATTTACTCGCATCGTGGAATTGAGTTTCGCACAAGGTTGAACTGAAGGATTTACTTGCAtcgtggatttgattttcgcacaAGGTTGAACTGAAGGATTTATTCACATCGCATCGACACTTTCGCATCGTGCATGGACTTTGATCGCACAAGGTTGAATTGAAGGATTTACTCGCATCGTGGATTTGAGTTTCGCACAAGGTTGAACTGAAGGATTTACTTGCAtcgtggatttgattttcgcacaTGGTTGATATTTGAGCGTTGAACTCGTTTCACATCGTGGATTTGTTAAATTCGAGCGCTGAACTTTGCGACGATCAATCAAACATGCCGCTTGGAGAAGAAGATGACAGAGACACAACCATGGAAGAGAAAAGGATTATCGAACTCAAACGAGAAAAAAGAACCAGAAAGACGGCAGTGACTAAAACGCGCCATAATTTGGAGAGATTGAGCGCCAAGCGAGGGTATTGCGAGTTGATTCAGGGTGAGATTAATGCCTTGTGGGAGGTTTTCGAAAGGTCCCTCGTTATCATGGATGAACTGCAGACGAGATACCTACACTTGaagcaaaacgaaaacaaaaagtcAGTTGAGGACGAAATCGAGGCGCTGGAAAAGGAGGTAAACACTGCTATTGAAAAGGCTGAGCGTGTGGTCAAAGATATCTTGGAAGGAAAGCAAGCGGAAACAAACGAACAGAGTTTACAGCAAACTCCTCCGCCGAAATCGCCTTATTCAATTCATTCGCCTGGCAGCAGTCATTCGCATCACTCCAGTAGCTGTAATCAGCGACTTAAGCCTTTAAAGGTTCCAGTGTTTAGTGGCGAGAAAAGCAAATTCGAAGATTTCTGGGAGATGTTTTTGAGTCTGGTTGATCAGAGCGAGGAGCCACCAAACATGAAAATGGCAAGACTGAGACAGAGTCTTTCAGGAACTGCGTTCGAGGCAATCAGGGGTCTGGGTGTTACTGAACCGGAGTACAACGAAGCTAAAAAAATTCTCCAGTCCAAGTTTGGTGGTGAACGAAGGAAGTTACAAGCATACATGGATCAGATTGAACAAATGCCCCCCTTGAAGAGCACGGATGTTAAGTCGTTTGAGCGATTTGCTGATCTCGTTCGTATAGCGGTTGTTAAGTTGCAAGCAGAAGGGCGTGACGGAGAGTTGGGCGAAGGAACTTTTCATAGTCTGCTTGTGAAGAAGTTGGCGGACAGACAGGTTGAAAGTTACAGTCGTTGGTTGCAAGAACATAAAAGGGACAGGTCAGTGGTGAACTTGATGGAGTGGTTGAAGGAGGAAGTTAGGATCCGGGTCGACGCCGTGGAAATGGCACATGGAATTGAGGCTGAGCCCAGAGGGGGTGCAAGAGATGGAGGCAATTTTAGAAACAGGACATTGTTCAGTGACAACAGTGGCTTCAGTAAAGACACACCAGTACCTACAGCCAAACCACCATGTGTGCGCTGCGGAGGAAACCACGGGGTGTGGAGTTGCAAAGGCTTTCAAAATCTTGGAGTTAAGGAACGTTGGGATGTCGCAAAGGAAAAGAAGCTTTGCTTTCGTTGTCTAGCAAGTGGTCATGAAATGAAAGGAGGTTTTGTCCAAAGGCACGCCCTTGTCCAGTTGGTGGTTGCAAGAGGAGCCATCATCATTTGTTACATGGCTTTGTACAACCTGATGCTAAAGATGAAAGAGTAGTGACTCCacggggggggagggggggggggggcaccaGCACATACGCACACCTCAACCTCTCAGAAGGAGACAGCAACCGAAGCCTTCTCCCTACGTACAGTGCCGGTGTGGTTAAAGGGGAATGGTCGCAAGGTGAAGGTGAACGCTCTGTTGGATGATGGTTCGAATGAGACCTTTCTTAATGAGGAAATTGCAGGAGTTCTTGGTCTCAAGGAGAGATACCAGACTGTCAAGGTTAACGTTTTGAACAATGAGGTCGAAACATTTCAATCAATGCCACCTGAAGTTAAAATCGAGAGCCTGGATGGAGAGTTTTGTAAGGATATAAAGGTCAAGACTTGCCCTAAAAGGGTAACAGGGGACTACAAGGTGGAGAACTGGAGGCAAAGCAAGGACAGGTGGGTTCATCTTCGGGAATGTGACTTCGCAGAACCTGCTCAAGATGGCTATGTGGACTTGTTGATTGGCGTGGACAATGCAGACCTGCATTATTCTAGAGCTGATGTACGTGGTGAGGAAGGAGCTCCAGTTGCTCGCCTTGGGCCTCTTGGATGGACATGTGTTGGATCACCAGAAGGAAGACAGGGAGCAGGGGCAAGGACACATGTTAGTCACACTTTGTTTACCAGAGAGCCTACTGTCAGCGTTGACAGTGTCTGCTGTGATGTTGATCGTACGTTGAGAAGATTTTGGCAGGTGGAGAACTGTGGCTTAAGGGGCCATGATACTTTGATAGTTACAGAAGAGGAGAATGAGGCTTTAAAGAAACTTAAGGAATCTATTCGTTACACTGGAAAAGGTTACAAAGTGGGTGCTCCATGGAAGGAGGACAAACCTGAACTACCTGAAAATCGACACACTGCATTAATTCGGCTGTGTAACACcgaaaacaaattgaagaaGGACTGTGCTCTTGGAGAAGAGTACTCGGAGATTATTCACAGTTACGTTGAAAAAGGTTACTTGCGAAGGGTTGAGCCAGAGGAATCATCGCCACCAGAGGTTTGGTATCTGCCCCATTTTCCTGTAATTCGCATGGACAAGACAACTACTAAAGTACGCATCGTGTTTGCCTGTTCAGCGAAAACTGATGGAGTTTCGTTGAATGATGCAATTTGTGCAGGTCCTAAATTACAGAAAGATTTGTTTGATGTGCTTATTAGATTCAGGAGGAACCCTGTCGCGTTAGCTTGTGACATAAAAGAAATGTACTTGCAAGTTGAGATTGAGGAGAGTGATCGTCCATACTTTCGCCTTTTGTGGAGGGACCTTGATTCCAGCCGGGAACCCGATGTCTACGAGTTCAGTCGTGTAGTATTTGGCAAGAACTCTGCACCAATGGAAGCTCAGTTTGTTGCTCAAGAAAATGCCAGAAGACATCGGCATCAGTATCCATTGGCAGCTGAAACTGTAATGAAGTCTACTTACATGGATGACTCGATTGATAGTGTGGAGACTGTGCGTGAAGGTATTCAGTTGTACAAGGAACTGGACAGTCTATGGGGAATTGCTGGCATGAAGGCAAGGAAGTGGATATCAAATTCTTCAGAAGTTGTTGAGGTCACACCAAAGGCAGACAGAGCAACTGAGTTGAAGATTACTGAAGGACAGGAACCTGTTGTTAAGACCCTTGGAGTTTCTTGGAACAGCACAAGTGACACGCTTAACATTTCGACTGCAGAGGAATCCACAGAACTTCTGCCAACAAAACGGAATGTACTGAAAAAGGTTGCTACGGTGTTTGATCCACTCGGTTTAGTCAGTCCTTTTGTCATCAGAGCTAAAATTCTTCTTCAGGAGACTTGGGCGCGAGGTTATGACTGGGATGATGTGATTTGTGATGAGGTTGCTGGTAGAATTGGAAGCTGGTATGATCAGCTCAGGAGCCTGGCTAGTGTGCAGGTGCCAAGGTGTCTTCGCGAAGCGAAGGAAGTAATCGCCCAGAGAGTCGTAACATTTGTGGATGCT containing:
- the LOC137986021 gene encoding uncharacterized protein, with translation MPLGEEDDRDTTMEEKRIIELKREKRTRKTAVTKTRHNLERLSAKRGYCELIQGEINALWEVFERSLVIMDELQTRYLHLKQNENKKSVEDEIEALEKEVNTAIEKAERVVKDILEGKQAETNEQSLQQTPPPKSPYSIHSPGSSHSHHSSSCNQRLKPLKVPVFSGEKSKFEDFWEMFLSLVDQSEEPPNMKMARLRQSLSGTAFEAIRGLGVTEPEYNEAKKILQSKFGGERRKLQAYMDQIEQMPPLKSTDVKSFERFADLVRIAVVKLQAEGRDGELGEGTFHSLLVKKLADRQVESYSRWLQEHKRDRSVVNLMEWLKEEVRIRVDAVEMAHGIEAEPRGGARDGGNFRNRTLFSDNSGFSKDTPVPTAKPPCVRCGGNHGVWSCKGFQNLGVKERWDVAKEKKLCFRCLASGHEMKGGFVQRHALVQLVVARGAIIICYMALYNLMLKMKE